A genomic stretch from Thermincola ferriacetica includes:
- a CDS encoding zinc dependent phospholipase C family protein produces the protein MEATTSDPPSILDWTPYQVSESTHRWIAIRAVEKLKKDGLTKWYNTAQKYSYWLYKGVDDADKGQGAYTGHFYSPKTKKNYVGGTDTALKRMKNFFEKAVGLFNKNKHYAFYNLGFSLHYLQDLGNPAHASNNIAPITAHSEFEEDADWYKNNFEKELSIAKTKIYYGLKNLEDFGHSVAVQSSRYAYVLDDRTDVAQHSLNPEWWHKVIRITLKQSQVDSAKLLAYFFAKQKIAPK, from the coding sequence TTGGAAGCGACAACTTCTGACCCTCCTTCTATTTTGGATTGGACACCATATCAAGTTTCAGAGAGCACCCATAGGTGGATAGCAATTAGAGCTGTAGAAAAACTCAAAAAAGATGGGCTAACAAAATGGTACAATACTGCGCAAAAATATAGTTATTGGTTGTATAAAGGTGTAGACGACGCTGATAAGGGGCAAGGTGCATACACTGGACACTTTTATAGTCCAAAAACTAAAAAGAATTACGTTGGTGGTACGGATACAGCTCTAAAAAGGATGAAAAACTTTTTTGAAAAGGCTGTGGGTCTCTTTAATAAGAATAAACATTATGCTTTCTATAATTTAGGGTTTTCGTTACATTATTTACAAGATTTGGGCAATCCCGCGCATGCATCCAATAACATAGCTCCGATTACTGCACATTCAGAGTTTGAAGAGGATGCAGATTGGTATAAGAATAATTTTGAAAAAGAATTATCAATAGCTAAAACTAAAATATATTATGGATTAAAAAATTTAGAGGACTTTGGCCACAGCGTAGCCGTGCAATCAAGCCGATATGCTTATGTGCTAGATGATAGAACAGATGTAGCGCAACATAGCTTAAATCCGGAATGGTGGCATAAAGTGATTAGAATTACATTAAAACAATCACAAGTAGACAGTGCTAAACTTCTAGCCTATTTCTTTGCAAAGCAGAAAATAGCTCCAAAATAA
- the queC gene encoding 7-cyano-7-deazaguanine synthase QueC codes for MEKAVVLLSGGLDSTVCMSVAQKQGYGLYPISFLYGQRHSREIECAKKVAEYYQVKKHLIITTNMDSIGGSALTANIDVPEGDENRSEIPVTYVPARNLIFLSYALGYAEVIGAEKIFIGVNAVDYSGYPDCRSEFIERFQQLADYSTKAATQDKREIKIEAPLLNLTKAEIVKLGVANKAPLELTTSCYRGGEKACGRCDSCLLRLKGFKEAGLKDPISYEELL; via the coding sequence ATGGAAAAAGCGGTAGTTTTGCTCTCTGGAGGACTGGACTCAACAGTTTGCATGAGCGTGGCTCAAAAACAAGGTTACGGGCTCTACCCGATCAGTTTTCTATATGGCCAAAGGCATTCCAGGGAAATTGAATGTGCAAAAAAAGTTGCTGAGTATTATCAAGTAAAAAAGCACCTCATTATTACCACCAATATGGACTCCATCGGCGGCAGTGCACTTACCGCCAACATAGATGTACCCGAGGGAGACGAAAACAGGTCCGAAATACCGGTGACCTATGTACCGGCCCGTAACCTGATTTTCTTAAGTTACGCCCTGGGATATGCGGAAGTAATCGGTGCGGAAAAAATCTTTATTGGTGTTAACGCTGTAGATTATTCAGGTTATCCTGACTGCCGGTCCGAATTCATTGAAAGGTTCCAGCAGTTAGCCGATTATTCAACCAAAGCAGCAACCCAGGACAAAAGAGAAATTAAAATTGAGGCCCCATTACTAAACCTGACCAAAGCTGAGATTGTGAAACTGGGAGTAGCTAATAAAGCGCCGTTGGAATTGACCACCAGTTGCTACCGCGGCGGGGAAAAGGCATGTGGAAGATGCGACAGTTGCCTGTTGAGGTTGAAAGGTTTCAAAGAAGCCGGCTTAAAAGACCCAATTTCTTATGAAGAATTGTTATAA
- a CDS encoding DDE-type integrase/transposase/recombinase codes for MNQEERDMLANFRFSLIAPLVTRKLNKGERQRILTELACQTHLTPKGECKRFSVRTLERYVAAYEKEGLAGLIPKGRKDAARCRVIPPDLLDNAVALKLEAPDRSVRQIIRILELTGSCPEGFLKPSTLSSHLYATEPVQKLMEGNKEACRRYEMAYRNQVWQADTHHTLYLPHPKQPHKRRLAYLIVFLDDYSRLVTHGEFFFEENVLSLEQVFKKAILKHGIPEKLYVDNGAIYASRHLQGICARLKTHLVHAKPYRPQGKGKVERFFHFVDRSFKPEAYLLIEQGKLTTLEDLNQFFWAWLEKAYQTRVHGTTKEKPRVRFAQCDKELRYLDPVLLDKYFLWEETRKVDGAGCVSLQGNLYEVDLRLVKKKVTLRFDPQDLTRLEVWFEGEQYPDALPLNMTRHRHKALPELEEQPRESTGLNFLEATKAALAKEQAESLRNSLSFAKLIKEEDVHD; via the coding sequence ATGAACCAAGAGGAACGAGATATGCTGGCCAATTTCCGCTTCAGCCTGATTGCCCCACTGGTAACCCGGAAGTTAAACAAGGGAGAACGCCAAAGAATCTTAACGGAGCTGGCCTGTCAAACCCACCTTACCCCCAAGGGGGAATGCAAAAGGTTCAGTGTCCGGACCTTAGAACGTTATGTGGCGGCTTATGAAAAGGAGGGCCTGGCAGGGCTAATTCCTAAAGGGCGAAAAGACGCTGCCCGTTGCCGGGTCATACCTCCTGACTTGTTGGACAATGCGGTAGCTCTCAAGCTGGAGGCGCCGGACAGAAGTGTGCGGCAGATTATCCGGATCCTGGAGCTTACCGGTTCCTGTCCGGAGGGTTTTCTTAAACCCAGCACTTTAAGCAGTCATCTCTATGCAACTGAACCGGTGCAAAAACTTATGGAAGGCAATAAAGAAGCCTGCCGCCGCTATGAGATGGCTTACCGTAACCAGGTATGGCAGGCTGATACCCACCATACTCTCTATTTGCCCCATCCCAAACAGCCCCATAAACGCCGCCTGGCTTATCTGATTGTCTTCCTGGACGATTATTCAAGACTCGTAACCCACGGGGAGTTCTTCTTTGAGGAAAATGTTTTAAGCCTGGAACAGGTTTTTAAGAAGGCTATCCTAAAACACGGTATTCCTGAAAAGCTTTATGTGGACAACGGCGCTATCTACGCTTCCCGGCATCTGCAGGGAATCTGTGCCCGGTTGAAAACTCACCTGGTGCATGCTAAACCCTACCGACCTCAGGGTAAGGGCAAGGTGGAACGGTTTTTCCACTTCGTGGACCGTAGTTTTAAACCTGAGGCTTATCTCCTTATCGAACAGGGAAAGCTGACAACTCTGGAGGACCTCAACCAGTTTTTCTGGGCCTGGCTCGAGAAGGCTTATCAGACCAGGGTTCACGGTACAACCAAGGAAAAACCTCGTGTTCGCTTCGCCCAATGTGATAAAGAACTGCGCTATTTAGACCCCGTGCTGCTGGATAAATACTTCCTTTGGGAGGAAACCCGCAAGGTTGACGGGGCCGGTTGTGTCAGCCTACAGGGTAATCTCTACGAAGTGGACCTGCGCCTGGTCAAAAAGAAGGTAACTCTACGATTTGACCCTCAGGACTTAACCCGGTTGGAGGTATGGTTTGAGGGTGAGCAATACCCTGATGCTCTGCCCCTCAATATGACCCGCCACCGCCATAAGGCCTTGCCTGAGTTGGAGGAACAGCCAAGAGAGTCTACCGGCCTCAATTTTCTTGAAGCCACCAAAGCGGCCCTGGCCAAAGAACAGGCTGAAAGCCTGCGTAATTCCTTGTCTTTTGCCAAGCTGATTAAGGAGGAGGATGTTCATGATTAA
- a CDS encoding DUF6431 domain-containing protein, giving the protein MTIILPFSGGVTAYLSIILDWYRTTPYFCPLCKGKTHRHGKYLRTVYSQDECFIIPIFRRRCPNCRVTFSFIPSFIKPYARFLNSYRFALFQRHVVDGISIRQTPSYSSAHGMHSVSTCTFRRWLKRFKKIAPEVSKHLTTRLLELRPGLSIPKGLPDIAFVLNAGQVLNLIVQSLLPEEPLHSYGVFDMLNLLLPGNLLV; this is encoded by the coding sequence ATGACTATTATACTACCCTTTTCCGGCGGCGTCACTGCCTATTTATCTATAATTTTAGATTGGTATCGGACAACCCCGTATTTCTGCCCCCTCTGCAAAGGTAAAACCCATCGCCACGGTAAATATTTACGAACCGTATATAGTCAAGACGAGTGCTTTATTATCCCAATCTTCCGGCGGCGCTGTCCAAACTGTAGAGTGACTTTTTCATTTATCCCTTCTTTCATTAAACCCTACGCCCGGTTCCTGAATTCCTATCGTTTCGCCCTTTTTCAACGTCATGTGGTTGATGGGATATCTATCAGACAGACCCCGTCCTATTCGTCTGCTCATGGGATGCATTCTGTCAGTACCTGTACCTTCAGACGCTGGCTAAAGAGGTTTAAAAAGATTGCCCCGGAAGTCAGTAAACACCTTACCACACGGCTATTGGAATTACGTCCCGGTTTATCTATTCCCAAAGGTTTACCGGATATAGCCTTTGTTTTAAATGCCGGGCAGGTTTTAAATCTCATAGTTCAGTCTCTTTTACCGGAAGAACCTTTGCATTCTTACGGTGTTTTTGACATGCTTAATTTACTCCTTCCGGGTAACTTGCTGGTATAA
- a CDS encoding RHS repeat-associated core domain-containing protein — protein sequence MLYLRARYYEPETGRFLSRDSYWGSLGSPLSKNLYAYVQNMPVIS from the coding sequence TTGCTGTACCTGCGGGCGAGGTATTATGAGCCGGAGACGGGGAGGTTCTTGAGTAGGGATAGTTATTGGGGTAGCTTGGGAAGTCCGTTAAGTAAAAACCTTTATGCGTATGTGCAGAATATGCCAGTTATTTCTTAA
- a CDS encoding acyl-CoA thioesterase has protein sequence MIEKLNGVSEESLKGKPPRASEVQTTELVLPNDTNLLGNLLGGRLMHWMDLAGAMAASRHANSIVATVAVDSLDFRHPVRQGEMVVLKAKLTWVGNTSMEVIVRAYAENTISGNVILTNEAYFTFVALDENGRPKKVPPLVPETEEEMKACREAEERRKKRLQRRFPHV, from the coding sequence TTGATTGAAAAGTTAAACGGAGTCAGTGAGGAATCGTTAAAGGGTAAACCGCCGAGAGCTTCCGAAGTTCAGACCACAGAGCTGGTCCTCCCCAACGATACTAATTTGTTGGGCAACCTGCTGGGCGGCCGATTGATGCACTGGATGGACCTGGCCGGGGCTATGGCCGCTTCCAGACACGCTAACAGCATTGTGGCTACAGTGGCTGTCGACAGCCTTGATTTCAGGCATCCCGTCCGGCAGGGTGAAATGGTGGTCCTAAAGGCGAAATTGACCTGGGTTGGGAATACTTCCATGGAAGTTATCGTTCGCGCGTATGCCGAGAATACGATTTCCGGGAATGTGATTCTGACCAACGAAGCTTATTTTACCTTTGTCGCTCTCGATGAGAACGGCCGACCGAAAAAGGTGCCGCCGTTGGTACCGGAAACGGAAGAGGAGATGAAGGCCTGCAGAGAGGCGGAAGAGAGAAGAAAGAAAAGACTGCAAAGAAGGTTCCCGCATGTTTGA
- a CDS encoding queuosine precursor transporter produces the protein MSNRINMDTGSPFNKFTVITSLYIILLIISNLMATKLVTFWGMVLPAAVIAYPLCFMTGDVLTEVWGYKTAKKVIWLGFFANFLLVVWTNIGVYMPYPDFWQGQEHYKFIFNAVPRITLASFAGYIFGELTNSWSLEFIKKFTGERFLFIRTIGSSVIGQVLDTLFFFTIGFYGTVPNKVLVTMIVTQYLFKVACEALGGTPLAYMLVKWAKKDNSVTPPGSLSNCI, from the coding sequence ATGAGCAATCGGATAAACATGGACACCGGCAGTCCCTTTAACAAATTCACCGTCATTACTTCCCTGTATATTATCCTGCTGATTATTTCCAACTTGATGGCCACCAAACTGGTGACCTTCTGGGGTATGGTCCTTCCGGCTGCCGTCATAGCCTATCCCCTCTGTTTTATGACGGGTGACGTTTTGACAGAAGTCTGGGGTTATAAGACGGCTAAAAAAGTAATCTGGCTGGGCTTTTTTGCCAACTTCCTGCTGGTCGTCTGGACCAATATAGGAGTTTACATGCCCTACCCCGATTTCTGGCAGGGCCAGGAACATTATAAATTTATCTTTAACGCGGTGCCCAGGATTACCCTGGCAAGTTTCGCAGGTTATATTTTCGGCGAACTGACTAACTCCTGGTCCCTGGAGTTTATCAAGAAATTTACCGGCGAACGCTTTTTGTTTATTCGCACTATAGGCTCAAGTGTCATAGGGCAGGTTTTAGACACTTTGTTCTTCTTTACCATTGGTTTCTATGGCACTGTGCCCAATAAAGTGCTGGTCACCATGATAGTTACTCAATATCTTTTCAAAGTGGCCTGCGAAGCCCTGGGCGGAACGCCACTGGCCTATATGCTGGTGAAGTGGGCAAAGAAGGATAACAGTGTAACGCCTCCGGGCAGTTTGTCCAATTGTATATAA
- a CDS encoding cold shock domain-containing protein gives MEGTVKWFNAEKGFGFIETSNGSDVFVHFSAIQNEGFKTLEEGEKVFFDIVQGNRGPQAANVVRK, from the coding sequence ATGGAAGGTACAGTAAAATGGTTTAACGCCGAGAAAGGCTTTGGTTTTATCGAAACTAGCAACGGCAGCGACGTGTTTGTTCATTTTTCAGCTATTCAGAACGAGGGATTTAAAACTCTTGAAGAAGGCGAAAAGGTTTTCTTCGATATCGTTCAGGGTAATCGTGGGCCGCAGGCTGCCAACGTTGTCCGCAAGTAA
- a CDS encoding ExeA family protein, protein MIKEFFGFSHVPFTKEIATDFIFPSEQHQELTARLRYAIENRYLSLVTGEIGAGKSTAIRALCKSLDPSKYRFVYLSESRLSPRIFYQEVLYQLDTEPGFLQATAKRRFVETIRDFYDKHHVLPVIVVDEGQELSTAMINEFRFVINFDVDSRSPLALILTGQPELRDRLKLRALRAIDQRINVRFHLNGLSEEETKKYIFHALQKAGGTHMFFSDDAVKALYVHSNGIPRLINAICTDCLVDAVTRQQHTIDATTVARVIAERQ, encoded by the coding sequence ATGATTAAAGAGTTTTTTGGTTTTTCTCACGTCCCTTTTACCAAAGAGATTGCCACTGATTTCATTTTTCCTTCGGAGCAGCATCAGGAGTTAACCGCCCGGCTGCGTTACGCTATCGAAAACCGCTATTTGTCCCTGGTTACCGGCGAGATCGGGGCCGGTAAATCTACGGCTATCCGGGCGCTCTGTAAGAGCTTGGACCCTTCCAAGTACAGGTTTGTTTACCTCTCCGAATCCCGCCTCAGTCCCCGCATATTTTACCAGGAGGTGCTCTACCAGTTGGATACGGAACCCGGCTTCCTCCAGGCCACGGCCAAACGCCGGTTTGTGGAAACCATCCGGGACTTTTATGATAAGCACCATGTCCTGCCGGTCATTGTTGTCGATGAAGGCCAGGAGCTCTCTACTGCCATGATTAATGAGTTCCGCTTTGTCATTAATTTTGATGTGGATTCCCGTTCTCCCCTTGCCTTAATCCTTACAGGCCAGCCTGAACTCCGGGACCGCCTCAAACTCAGGGCGCTTAGGGCCATTGACCAGCGCATTAATGTCCGGTTTCACTTAAATGGCCTGTCCGAAGAGGAAACTAAAAAGTATATTTTCCATGCCCTGCAAAAAGCCGGCGGCACCCATATGTTTTTCTCCGATGATGCGGTTAAGGCCCTCTATGTCCATTCTAACGGCATCCCGCGCCTGATTAATGCTATATGTACCGACTGCCTAGTGGACGCCGTCACCCGCCAGCAGCACACTATTGACGCCACTACTGTTGCCAGGGTTATTGCCGAACGCCAGTGA